GAGGTCGGCCACATGGAAGCCGGGGCCGCTCTCCACCCATCCGTCGGCGGTCCGCCGCGCGGGGAAGTCCCGCACGCGCAGCTGATCGATCGTGCTCACATGGTCCGCCGTACTGGTCATGATGTCAGTAAACCGTGTAGGTCGGACATCTGGCCGCCCGTCAGATGACCATCTTGGTGGCCGGGCGGCCCGGGTCGGCAGGCGGCACTCGCCGCTCCCGCGCCCAGCGGATACGATCCGGCAGATACGCACTGGGAGGGAGGCCGACGTTGGGGCGGCTCACCGGCGGGGATCCGTCTCTGCTGCGACGCATCAACTCCGCCGTGGTCCTGCACGCGCTGCGCGCGGCGACCGCGTCCGGCGCGGCCGCCGGGGGTGGCCAGGACGAGGCGGGTGGCTGCGCCGGGAGCTCGAGCCTCACCGATCTGACCCGGGTGACCGGGCTGTCCCGGCCCACCGTCGAGGGGGTGATCGACGGGCTCGCCGACAGCGGTCTGGTGGTCGAGGTGCCCGCCGAGGAGGGCGGCGTACGGCGTCAGGGACGCCCCGCGCGGCGCTTCCGCTTCCGGGCCGAGGCCGGGCATCTGCTGGGCATAGAGATAGGGCCGCACCGGGTGGCCGCGCTCCTGTCGGACCTCGATGGTCGCCCGCTCGGCTCGATCGTGCGCGAGGTGTCGGAGAAGGCGTCCGCGGACGAGCGGCTGGAGCGGGTGCGCACCACCGTGGCGGATCTGCTGCGACGCGCCGGGGTGGCCCGGTTCTCGCTGCGCGCGGTCGGGGTGGGCAGCCCCGGCGTCGTCGAGGCCGACGGCACCGTCCATCTGTGCACCGCGCTCCCCGGCTGGACCGGGCTGCCCCTGGGCGAGCGGCTGCGGCGGTCCTTCCGCTGTCCGGTGCTGGTGGAGAACGACGCGAACACGGCCGCGGTGGCCGAGCACTGGAAGGGCGCGGCGGTCGGTTCTGACGATGTGGTCTTCGTGCTGGCCGGGTTGAGCCCGGGGGCCGGGTCGCTGATCGGCGGGCGGCTGCACCGCGGCTTCGGCGGCGCGGCCGGGGAGATCGGGGCGCTGCATCTGCTGGGCCAGGAGGCCGCCCCGGAGGAGGTGCTCTCCACGACGGGGGAGCCGCTGAACCCGCTGGACGAGGCGCAGGTGGCGCATGTCTTCGCGCTGGCCAGGGACGGCGACGAACGGGCGCGGGCGGCCGTGGACCGCTTCGTGCGCAGGCTGGTGCACGACACGGCGGCCCTGGTGCTGGCGCTGGACCCCGAGGTCGTGGTGGTGGGCGGCTGGGCCGCCGGTCTCGACGGGGTGCTGGCCCCGCTGCGCGATGAGCTGTCGCGCTACTGTCTGCGGCCCCCGCAGGTCGCGCTCTCGCTGCTCGGCGAGGCGGCGGTGACCACGGGGGCGCTGCGGTTAGCCCTGGACCATGTGGAGCAGGAGCTGTTCGCGGTCGACAGCACGGTGACGACCCGCCGCGCGAGCCGCTGACGCGGGAGGCGGGGCGGGCGTTTCGGGTTTCGGCGTGCGTACGGGGCGGCGAGGCGACGCGGGCCGGGCCTACGACGCGGGGCGGGCCCGGGTCAGCCCGCCAGCAGTTCGTCGCCCGCGTCGCCGAAGGTGAGCCGGCAGGTGTCGGCCCGGTAGGTGGCCACGGCGACGGCCGCGGTGCGGCCCTGGGCCACATAGCGGGTGGTCACGAGGAGGACGGGGGCGCCGGGCAGCCGGTCGAGCTCCTTGGCGTCGTCCGCGCGGGCCGAGCCGAGCTCCACGGTCTGCTCACGGCCCTCGAGCTCCAGCCGGCGCAGCTCGCGCAGCACGGCGCGGGCGCGGGCCAGCCCGCTGGGGGTGTCGATGGCGGCGAGGCCGGGGACGGACTCGGCCGGTACGTACAGCAGCTCGGCGGCGAGCGGCTGGCCGTGGCTCATCCGGGTGCGGCGCACCCGGTGAACCGGGGTGTCGGGGTCGGTCTCCAGCAGCCGGGCGACCTCGGCGGGCGGGGCCACCTCGGTGCCGTCGACGGTCTGCCAGGTGTTCTCGCCGGAGGTGTCGGTCCAGCCGTGGGCGTAGTCCCCGACGGCCACGCCGACGCGGGGCGGGGCGACGGTGGTGCCGACGCCGCGGCGGCGCTGGAGCCTGCCCTCCAGCTCGAGCTGCTCGAGGGCCTGTCGGAGGGTGGCGCGGGCGACGCCGAAGCGGGCGGCCAGCTCGCGCTCGTTGGGCAGGATCTCGCCGACCGCGAACTCCGAGTCGAGTGCGTCGCTGAGCACGGTCTTCAGATGCCAGTACTTGGGCTCTGGCACCGATTCCAGCTGCGTGGTCCCCACCCTGTCCCCCTTGATTCCGACGGCCGATGGTCGCGCACGCCTTCACAGTTATGCGCGGCTTCTTTATTAAAGGTTGTTGCAGTATCAATGCGACCATAAGGCGGCCTGCGTACTTGGTCAAGACCAATCCCTGACCGGTTATCGTCGGTGACCGTCGGAACGGGATGCGTCACCAGGCGGGAGCTGAGCTGAGCTGATGGGGATGGACCAGGTCACGGTGGTCACGGGGGGCAGTCGCGGCATCGGCGCGGCGGTGGCGGTGCGGCTCGCGCGCGCCGGGCACGGCGTCGCGATCGGCTACGAGCACGCGCGGGACGCGGCGGAGCGGTGGGCGGAGGCGGTGCGCGCGGAGGGGATGCGGGCGATGGTCGTCCAGGCCGACACCAGCGACGCGGAGCAGGTCGAGGCGATGTTCGACCGGGTGCGCGAGGAGCTGGGCCGGATCACCGGTCTGGTCAACAACGCCGGGATCACGGGGCCGTTGGGCCGCTTCACCGAGACCTCGCCGGAGGTGATGCGCCGCGTCGTGGACGTCAATGTGACCGGGGCCCTGCTGTGCGCCCGGCGCGCGGCGCGCGAGATGTCCACGCGCCACGGCGGGCAGGGCGGCGCCATCGTCAACATCTCCTCGGGCGCGGCGACGACCGGCAGCCCCGGGGAGTATGTGCACTACGCGGCGAGCAAGGCGGCGGTCGACGCGATGACCGTCGGGCTGTCGAAGGAGCTGGCGGCGGAGGGGGTCCGGGTCAACTCGGTGCAGCCCGGGATGACGCTGACCGACATCCACGCGCGGATGGGCGACCCCGAGCGGCCGTGGCGCGTCCAGGGGCGGGTGCCGATGGGGCGCCCGGGCGAACCGGAGGAGATCGCGGGCGCGGTGGCGTGGCTGCTGTCGCCGGAGGCGTCGTACACGACGGGGGCGGTGCTGCGGGTCGCGGGCGGGCTGTAGCGGCGTGCACGGTCGACGGCGTGCGCAGTCGGCAGCGTGCACGGTCGACGGCGTGCGCAGTCGGCAGCGTGCACGGTCGACGGCGTGCGCAGTCGGCAGCGTGCGCGGTCGACGGCGTGTGGGAGTCCCGATGCGGGCCATCGGGTCTACCGTCCGGTAACTCTTGCTGACATGCTGTCTCATACGCCGCGTGCGCCTGCCGGAACGCCGATCGTGAGGAGCCACCCGATGCCCGCGTCCCTCTCCTTCTCCGTCGCCGCCCCCGGCGGCCCCCGCACCGCCCGGGTCGTCCACGAACGGCGCGGCGCGGGACGGCCGTTGGTGCTGCTGCACGGCATCGGCCACCACTGGCAGGCATGGGAGCCGGTGCTGGACATCCTCGCCGTCGACCGCGATGTGATCGCCGTGGATCTGCCCGGCTTCGGGGCGTCGGACGCGCTGCCGGACGGCATCCCGTACGACCTCGACGGCGTCGTACCCGTGCTCGACGCGCTCTTCGAGGCCCTCGGCGTCAAGCGCCCCGACGTGGCCGGGAACTCGCTCGGCGGGCTGATCGCCCTGGAGCTGGGCCGGCTCGGGCTCGTACGGTCGGTCACCGCGCTGTCCCCGGCCCGGTTCTGGACCGAGGCCGAGCGGCGTTACGCCTTCAGTGTGCTGGCCGCGATGCGGGCCGGGGCGCGGGCGCTGCCGCCGCCGATGGTGGCGTGGCTGGCCCGCGGCGCGGCCGGACGGGCCGCGCTGACCGGCGCCATTTACGCCCGGCCCGCGCGGCGTTCACCGGACGCCGTCGTCGCCGAGACGCGGGCGATGCGCGAGGCGGTCGGCTTCGGCGCCACGCTGGCCGCCGGAAGCTCCGGGCTGTTCACCCACGACATCCCCGATGTCCCGGTCACCATCGCCTGGGGCTCGCGCGACCGGGTGCTGCCGCGCCGCCAGGGCGTCCGCGCCAAGCGGGTGATCCCCGGCGCCCGGCTGGTCCGCCTCCCCGGCTGTGGCCATGTGCCCATGAACGACGATCCCGCACTGGTCGCCCGCGTCATCCTGGACGGCAGCCGCTGACGGCCCCGCCGGCTCCGTACATCGGCCTCCGCACCGCACGCGCCCGGGGTCTTTACTCCGGGCGGCCGCGCCGTTGTTCACTGGGCGTTCGTAAGAGCGGCATCTTGCACCGATATCAAACACAACAGCACAGCGGTTCTACGAACGACGGAGGGCACCATGGGGCGGGAATCGGGCACAGGGATCGGGCGGCGCACGGTATTGCAGGGATCGGCGGCCGCCTCGGCGGCGCTCGCGGTGCCCACCGTGGCATCGGCCGCCGCGGCGGCCGCGTCCGGCGCGCCCGCTCAGGCGCTGTCGGGGCGGCCGAGTACCCAGTGGGGCGTGCAGGTGGGCGATGTGACGACGTCGTCGGGGCTGGTGTGGGTCCGCTCCGACCGTCCGGCCCGGATGATCGTGGAGACCTCGGCGACCGAGTCCTTCGCGCGGGCCAAGCGCTGGCACGGTCCGCTGGTCGGCCCCGGCACCGACTTCACCGGGCGCACCGCGCTGCACGGTCTGCCCGCCGGGAGCCAGGTGCACTACCGGGTGCTGCTGGCCGACCCGGAGGACCCGCGCCGCACCAGTGAGCCGGTGCACGGCACGTTCCGTACGGTTCCCGAGCGCCGTAAGGGCGTGCGTTTCGTCTGGTCGGGCGATCTGGCGGGCCAGGGCTGGGGCATCAACCCGGACCACGGCGGCTACCGGATCTTCGAGGAGATGCGCCGCCGGGAGCCGGACTTCTTCCTGTGCAGCGGCGACAACATCTACGCGGACGGCCCGATGACGGAGACCGTCAAGCTGCCCGACGGCTCCACCTGGCGCAACCTCATCACCCCGGAGAAGACCAAGGTCGCCGAGACGCTGGACGAGTACCGGGGCAACTTCCGGTACAACCTCCTCGACCCCGCCCTGCGCCGGTTCCACGCCGAGGTGCCGACCATCACCCAGTGGGACGACCACGAGGTGCTCAACAACTGGTACCCGGGCGAGATCCTGGTCGACGACCGCTACACCGAGAAGAACGTCAACGTGCTGGCGGCCCGCGCGCGCCAGGCGTTCGCCGAGTACTTCCCGATCAGCACGCTGCGGCCGGACGCGAGCGGCCGGGTCTACCGGGTCCAGCACCAGGGCCCGCTGCTGGACGTCTTCGTGCTGGACTGCCGTACGTACCGCGACCCCAACTCGCCGAACCGCCAGCCGGAGGACGCCCAGGGCATCCTCGGCGCCGAGCAGCTGGCGTGGCTCAAGCGCGAGCTGTCGCGCTCGCGCGCGGTGTGGAAGGTCATCGCCTGCGACATGCCGCTGGGCCTGGTGGTCCCGGACGGGAAGACCGACTTCGAGGCCGTCGCGCAGGGCGACCCGGGCGCCCCGCTCGGCCGTGAGCTCCAGATGGCCGAGTTGCTGCGGCACATCAAGCACCGGAAGATCACCGGCACGGTGTGGCTGACGGCGGACGTCCACTACACGTCGGCGCAGCACTACGACCCGTCGCGGGCTGCGTTCAAGGACTTCGCGCCCTTCTGGGAGTTCGTCTCCGGTCCGCTGAACGCGGGGGCCTTCCCGGCGGTGAAGCTGGACGGCACGTTCGGCCCGGAGCAGCCCTTCGTCAAGGCGCCGACGGTGGCGAACGTCTCGCCCGCCGAGGGCTTCCAGTTCTACGGCGAGGTGGACATCGACGGCGACAGCGCCGAGATGACGGTCCGGCTGCGCGAGGACGGCGGGAAGGTGCTGTTCACCAAGACTCTGCGCCCGGGTCTGGTCGGCCAGTAGCCGCGGTGCGCGGTGCGCGGCCCCGTACGGTTCGCCGACGGTGCCGCGCACCGTAAGGCCGCCGCGTTCCGGTGCTTTGCACCGTAAGGCCGTCGCGTTCCCGTGGCGCGCACCGTAAGGTCGCCGCGTTCCCGTGGCGCGCACCGTAAGGCCGCCGCGTTCCCGTGGCGCGCACCGTAAGGCCGCCGCGTACCGTACGGGCATGGGATCCAGCGACGCCCCCGGTCCGGCCTCCCGGCTCACCTATCCGGAGGTGGGCGCCACCCGGCGGTGGCCGCTGCCGTCCGGCTATCGCCATCTG
This genomic interval from Streptomyces asiaticus contains the following:
- a CDS encoding ROK family protein, coding for MGRLTGGDPSLLRRINSAVVLHALRAATASGAAAGGGQDEAGGCAGSSSLTDLTRVTGLSRPTVEGVIDGLADSGLVVEVPAEEGGVRRQGRPARRFRFRAEAGHLLGIEIGPHRVAALLSDLDGRPLGSIVREVSEKASADERLERVRTTVADLLRRAGVARFSLRAVGVGSPGVVEADGTVHLCTALPGWTGLPLGERLRRSFRCPVLVENDANTAAVAEHWKGAAVGSDDVVFVLAGLSPGAGSLIGGRLHRGFGGAAGEIGALHLLGQEAAPEEVLSTTGEPLNPLDEAQVAHVFALARDGDERARAAVDRFVRRLVHDTAALVLALDPEVVVVGGWAAGLDGVLAPLRDELSRYCLRPPQVALSLLGEAAVTTGALRLALDHVEQELFAVDSTVTTRRASR
- a CDS encoding GntR family transcriptional regulator — its product is MGTTQLESVPEPKYWHLKTVLSDALDSEFAVGEILPNERELAARFGVARATLRQALEQLELEGRLQRRRGVGTTVAPPRVGVAVGDYAHGWTDTSGENTWQTVDGTEVAPPAEVARLLETDPDTPVHRVRRTRMSHGQPLAAELLYVPAESVPGLAAIDTPSGLARARAVLRELRRLELEGREQTVELGSARADDAKELDRLPGAPVLLVTTRYVAQGRTAAVAVATYRADTCRLTFGDAGDELLAG
- a CDS encoding SDR family oxidoreductase gives rise to the protein MDQVTVVTGGSRGIGAAVAVRLARAGHGVAIGYEHARDAAERWAEAVRAEGMRAMVVQADTSDAEQVEAMFDRVREELGRITGLVNNAGITGPLGRFTETSPEVMRRVVDVNVTGALLCARRAAREMSTRHGGQGGAIVNISSGAATTGSPGEYVHYAASKAAVDAMTVGLSKELAAEGVRVNSVQPGMTLTDIHARMGDPERPWRVQGRVPMGRPGEPEEIAGAVAWLLSPEASYTTGAVLRVAGGL
- a CDS encoding alpha/beta fold hydrolase; this translates as MPASLSFSVAAPGGPRTARVVHERRGAGRPLVLLHGIGHHWQAWEPVLDILAVDRDVIAVDLPGFGASDALPDGIPYDLDGVVPVLDALFEALGVKRPDVAGNSLGGLIALELGRLGLVRSVTALSPARFWTEAERRYAFSVLAAMRAGARALPPPMVAWLARGAAGRAALTGAIYARPARRSPDAVVAETRAMREAVGFGATLAAGSSGLFTHDIPDVPVTIAWGSRDRVLPRRQGVRAKRVIPGARLVRLPGCGHVPMNDDPALVARVILDGSR
- a CDS encoding alkaline phosphatase D family protein; its protein translation is MGRESGTGIGRRTVLQGSAAASAALAVPTVASAAAAAASGAPAQALSGRPSTQWGVQVGDVTTSSGLVWVRSDRPARMIVETSATESFARAKRWHGPLVGPGTDFTGRTALHGLPAGSQVHYRVLLADPEDPRRTSEPVHGTFRTVPERRKGVRFVWSGDLAGQGWGINPDHGGYRIFEEMRRREPDFFLCSGDNIYADGPMTETVKLPDGSTWRNLITPEKTKVAETLDEYRGNFRYNLLDPALRRFHAEVPTITQWDDHEVLNNWYPGEILVDDRYTEKNVNVLAARARQAFAEYFPISTLRPDASGRVYRVQHQGPLLDVFVLDCRTYRDPNSPNRQPEDAQGILGAEQLAWLKRELSRSRAVWKVIACDMPLGLVVPDGKTDFEAVAQGDPGAPLGRELQMAELLRHIKHRKITGTVWLTADVHYTSAQHYDPSRAAFKDFAPFWEFVSGPLNAGAFPAVKLDGTFGPEQPFVKAPTVANVSPAEGFQFYGEVDIDGDSAEMTVRLREDGGKVLFTKTLRPGLVGQ